The sequence CCTGGTGGAAAAAGCCCAGGAAGCGGTGGATTTAGCCGATGCGGAACGGATGCAGGAGAAAATCCTGCGGGCGCAGTTTGATTTCACGGATTTTGTCCAACAGTTGCGCCTGCTCAAAAATATGGGTTCCCTGGGGGGGTTTCTCAAGCTCATCCCCGGCATGAATCAGATCAAACCGGAGCAAATCCAACAGGCGGAAAAGCAGTTAAAACGTGCCGAAGCGATGATCAATTCCATGACCCCGCTGGAACGGCAACAACCGGATATTCTGGCCAGTAGTCCCTCCCGTCGCCGCCGCATTGCCCGGGGTTCGGGGCACACGGAAGCGGAGGTACAAAAGCTGGTACAGGATTTTCAACAGATGCGTACCATGATGCAACGGATGAGCATGGGGGGAATGCCAAACCTGGCCGCCGCTGGGATGGGTTCAGGACGGTCGGCTCGCCGCAAGCAACAACCCAAAAAACGCAAGGGCTTTGGTCAATTATAGGGTAGCGCTATGACAGCCTTGTAAGTGGCTACGGGATAGGGCGGTAAACCCACTGGCTCTAAGGAACTATAGCAATCCTAAATGAGAATGGAACAGGGGTCGCAGGGGCACCGCCCCCGCCCTTGGTTCTGGGTACTATGGGTATGCCAACGATGGGATTTATAACACAACAATTTTTAGATATTTGTAATCGCTCTATTTCCTGGCACCTCTATCAATTCAAAGTTAGCGGTCGCAGGGGGCACCCCCGTCTTTGGTTCTGGGTAGTATGGGTATGCCAACGATGGGATTTATGGCTACGCCACGCAGGCTATGGGTTAGCTCAAATAAATTAAAGATGTAAATTAAAGATGCCCTAAAACCATTCCTGGTCATTGAGATGATTCTTCGATTACAATCACGCACAATCAGTTAAAATCACGCAAAGAACGCATGGATTGGCAATGGTTTCGCACCCAACTGTTGACCTGGTATGCCGTGCATGGGCGGGATTTACCCTGGCGGCGCACCCGTGACCCCTACGCCATTTTGGTATCCGAATTGATGCTCCAACAAACCCAGGTGGCAACGGTGATTCCCTATTATCAAAAATGGTTACAACAATTGCCCACATTGACTGCCTGTGCCGAAGCGCAACCCCAGGATATATTCAAACTTTGGGAGGGTTTAGGCTATTACCGCCGGGCGACCTATCTGCATCAAACCTGTCAAAAAATTGTGCAGGAATACGGGGGGCAAATTCCTCAAGAATTGAAGATTTTAATGACTCTGCCGGGGATTGGACGCACCACCGCCGGGGGGATTTTGAGCCATGCGTTTAACCTGCCAACCCCGATTTTGGATGGCAATGTCCAGCGGGTATTGAGCCGTTTATTTGCCCTCACCACGCCCCCCCATCGGAATCAAAAACAACTCTGGCATTATTCGCAAAGGTTGCTTGATCCGGTGGTGCCGGGTCGGTTTAACCAAGCCCTGATGGATGTGGGTGCCGGGGTGTGTTTGCCCAAAGACCCCCAATGTGGGCAGTGTCCCTGGCAGAATGGATGTATGAGTGCGCAAAGCCAACAACAGCATGACCTGCCGGTGCGGGAACCGGGCAAGGAGATTCCCCATCGCACGATTGGGGTGGGGGTGATTTGGAATGCCCAGGGGCAGGTGTTGATTGACCAGCGTCCAAGCACGGGTTTGTTGGCGAATCTGTGGGAATTTCCGGGGGGTAAAGTAGAACCTGGAGAATCCATCCCCGACTGTATTCGGCGGGAAATTGACGAGGAATTGGGCATTGATATTCAGGTTGGGGAACATCTGATCACCGTGAACCATCGCTATACCCATCTACGGGTGACGTTGGTGGTGCATCATTGTTTTTATCGCCGGGGCACGCCCCAATTGCGGGGATGTCAAGCCTATGCCTGGGTGGCATTGCCGGATTTGTGCCGTTATCCTTTTCCCCAGGCGAATCAGAAAATTATCCAGGCTTTGCAGGCACGTCCGATTCCCCCTGATCCTCTCGAAAGGGGCGGGGGGCGGGTACAATCGAAATGAACTAGGCCAGCCGCAGGTATGATTTTAACGAGGCAATGTCTGAGGTTACTGTGACCCTAGCCCATGCGACGGCGGTCATTCATCCGGGGGCGCAGATTCACCCGACGGTGCGGATCGGTCCCTATGCGGTGATCGGCGAGCGGGTCAAGATCGGTGCGGGGACGGTGATTGATGCCCATGTGGTGATTGATGGGGATACGGAAATTGGCACGGGGAATCACATTTTCCCGGGGGCGGCGATTGGTCTGGAACCCCAGGATTTGAAGTACGACGGTTCCCTGTCTCGGGTGCGGATTGGGGATAATAATTTGATTCGGGAGTACGTCACCATCAACCGGGCGACCCGGGCGGGCGAAGAAACCGTGGTGGGGAACCATAATCTGCTGATGGCTTATGTCCATGTGGCGCACAATTGTGTGTTGGAAAATTCGATTGTGATTGCCAATAATGTGGCTTTGGCAGGGCACGTGCATATCGAGTCCCGGGCGACGATTGGCGGGATGTTGGGGGTGCATCAGTTTGTGCGGATTGGGCGGTTGGCGATGGTGGGAGGCATGAGCCGCATTGACCGGGATGTGCCGCCCTATATGTTGGTGGAGGGGCATCCGGCGCGGGTACGTCTGCTCAACCGGGTGGGTTTGCAACGGGCGGGGCTGGCGCAAGGGGAGGAAGGTCAGGCGCTCAAACGGGCATTTCGCCTGCTGTATCGTTCCGGCTTAACCCTGTCCCAAGCCCTCGAACAACTCCAGCCCTTGACCGACCAGTACGAAACCCTGCGGCATTTGCATCAGTTTTTGGTGGAGTCCCAGGGCCCGGGGCGACGGGGACCCATTCCAGGAATCAAACAGCGTGCCGAGGATTCTGATTAGTACGGGGGAAGTGTCCGGGGATTTGCAAGGGGCGTTGCTCGTCCGAGCCTTGCGTCACCTGCGCCCGGATGTGGAAATTCTCGCCATTGGGGGGGAACGGATGGCCCAGGCGGGAGCCAAATTACTGGCCAATACGACGCACCTGGGTTCCATTGGTCTGCTGGAACATTTGCCGTTTGTCTTTCCCACCCTGCGGTTACTGCAAAAAATGCGCCGGGTTTTAGCCCCCCAGCCCCCGGATGTGGTGGTGTTGATTGACTATGTGGGGTTTAATCTGCCCCTCGCCCGCACCTGCAAACGCTGGGGGTGTCCCCTGATTTATTACATCGCCCCCCAGGAGTGGGTTTGGCGGACGGCAAATACCCAGGGCATTGTGGCACTGATTGACCAGGTGTTGGCGGTCTTTCCCCAGGAGGCGGAGTATTACCAAAAGGTGGGGGTGCCCCGGGTGGATTGGGTGGGACATCCCCTGGTGGATGACCTAGCGACCGCCGAATCCCGCCAGGAGGCTCGCCAAAAATTAGGCATTGCCCCGACGCAAAAGGTGGTTGCCCTATTGCCCGCTTCCCGCCGCCAGGAACTCAAGTATCTTTGGCCGGTACTGGCGCAAACCGCCCAGCAACTGCAACAGCATCACCCGGATGTGGAATTTTGGTTGCCCCTCGCCCTGCCCCAATATCAGGCGCAACTGCAAAAAACTATTGACCAATCCCATCTGCGGGTGCGGGTGGTGAACGAACCTGCCCGCCGGGTAATTGCCGCCGCCGACCTCGCCCTCGCCAAATCCGGGACAGTGAACCTGGAAACCGCCCTGTTGGATGTGCCCCAGGTGGTGATCTACCGGGTAAGTCCCGCCACTGCCTGGTTAGCCCGCCATCTCCTGCGCTTCCAGATTCCCTTCATGTCGCCGGTGAATTTGGTGGTGATGCGGGAAATCATCCCGGAGTTATTACAAGAGCAGGCGGAACCCCACCGGTTGACCCAACTCGCCCTCACCTATTTGGCAAACCCCGCCCCCATGCGCCAACGGTATCAGGAATTTCGCCAAGCCCTCGGTGCCCCCGGTGCCACAGCCCGAGCCGCCCAAGCCATCTTAGCCCATTGTGCTAAAGTTGGCTGAACAGACCCGCACCCCATCCTGCCCCACCCCGATCACCGAACAGTCTTGCCCCCAGGCATTAAACTAAAATTAATCTTGAATGTTGTGAGGCAATGCGTCCCCCGCTGACCACCCATACGGTTTTACAAAATCGGTACCGGATTGTGCGGGTATTGGGACAGGGCGGGTTTGGGCGCACCTATTTAGCCCAGGATCAAAACCGCTTTAATGAATACTGCGTCCTCAAGGAATTTATGCCCGCCCGGGGGGAACCCCACCAAATCCAAAAAGCTAAGGAATTATTCAAACGGGAAGCTGCGGTTTTATACCAACTGCGCCATCCGCAAATTCCCCGGTTTCATGCCCTCTTTGAGCAGGAACAACGGTTATTTTTAGTGCAGGATTATGTGGAGGGCAAAAACTATCGCACCCTCCTAGCCGAACGCCTGCGCCGCCAACAAACCTTCACCGAACCGGAAGCCTATGAACTATTAATCAAAGTCCTGCCCGTCTTGGAATACATCCACAGTTGCGGGGTGATTCACCGGGACATTTCCCCCGACAATTTGATGTTGCGCCAACAGGATCAAATGCCGGTTTTGATTGATTTTGGGGTGGTGAAAGATATTGCCAGCCGCCTGCAACCCGCCCAGGCATCCGCCGCCACCTCGGTAGGCAAACTCGGCTATGCCCCTTCCGAACAACTGCAAACCGGACGGGTGTACCCCGCCAGCGACCTCTATACCCTCGCCGTGACCGTGTTGGTGCTCCTCACCGGCTGTGAACCCCAAGAACTGTACGATGACCACACATTGACCTGGCGATGGCAACAGCGCATTACCCTGAGTCCCGCCTTGACCAACGTCCTGAATAAAATGCTCAGCCATCGTCCGGGAGACCGCTACGCCAGCGCCAAGGATGTCCTGAAAGCGCTCGGGGAAATGCCCCCCAGTGGCACCAGCCCAGAATTGCCTCCAGTGACCAGCCTGCCTACGGTGGTCGCCCGTCCCCCACTGACCCCGCCCTCCCCCGTCTATGCCGCCAAACCCACCCCCCTGGCGGTGCCCAAGCCTAGCCCCTGGGAAAGTCCCATCGCCCTCGCGTTGGTCAGCGTTTTACTCGTCCTCTTTACGGGCACCCTGTCCTGGGTGGTGGTGAGTTGGTTGATGCGCCGTACCCCAGACACCCCCACCTGGGAAAATCCCGTGGTTCCCACCCCCCAAGCCAGCCCCAGCCCCACCGTAACGAAAGACCCCCTACCAGTAGTACCCCTCCCCTTGCAGGTGGGTATAGAAAGTACCCTCAACGACCGCCTCGCCCCAGGGCAAACCCAGGTCTACGAATTTACCACCCCCGCCCCCCGGCAATTAACCCTCACCTTCAATGGGGACGGACTCACCGCCAGCCTGGTCATGCCGGACAAGAAAACCATTGCGTTGTCCAAACAATGGCAGGACAAAATCCCCGCAGGCAAATATCAAATCCTAGTCACCAATCCCACTGATGTCCCCCAGGAGTACCGGTTAAGCGTCTTGTTGAGTGGAGCCCCACCCCCTGCCCCCACCCTGGAAGCGGTGCCCATTACCCTGGCGGAGGGAGCCACCCAGACCGAAGTAACCGCTCGCATCAGCCCCACTCAAGGCAAACGGTTTTTGTTCACCGCCCCCCCGGATCAGGAATTATTTGTCGAGCTTCGCAGTATTGGCATGGCGACCCTCACCTGTCGTACCCCGGAAGGGCGGGTATTGGCGGCACAGACTTTGTACTGCACAGCCCAACCCACGGTAGCGGGCACTTACGAATTGGACGTGACCAGCACGGATGTGACCAACGCCACCCTAATTGTGGTACTCCGACCATTGACTAATTGATGAATCCAGAGCAGTTGCACTGACCCACCGTTATTAAAATTATTAACTTTCTACCAAATTTGCCTCGGTTGCAGGGATTTCTTAGCCCTCCACAACTGAAACTGAATAATGGGAATCTCTATTTATTTGAACCAATCATCAATCCCATCGTGGGAATGCCCCTATAGTCAAGCAGGGTAAGTTTGTCCTATTATAGAATAGATATTTTGGAGAAAAGCGATGGCAAGACCATACAGTTACGATTTGCGTCAAAAAGCAGTCGAAGCAGTCTTAAATGGGGCAAAACTGGTTGAGGTTAGTGAGTTATTTGGTATGAGCAGAAGAACCGTACAAAGATGGTTAAAAATGTGGTCAGAAAGTGGTGATTATCGCCCGAAACAGAACTATCAAAAAGGTCATAGTGCTAAGATCACTGATTTGGAGGGATTTCGCCAATTTGTAGAAGCAAATCAAGGGTTGACGCAAAAAGAAATGGGAGTCATTCTCGGTGTAAGTCATACAACCGTTGGTCAAGCCCTTAAAAAAATCAACTTTACCCGTAAAAAAAAACATACTCTTATGAAGAACAAAACGAGGAAGAGCGACAACAATTTATCAAGATGATAAAAGAGGAAAAGAATGAAGATTTAGTCTATGTTGACCA comes from Synechococcus sp. C9 and encodes:
- the lpxB gene encoding lipid-A-disaccharide synthase, whose translation is MPRILISTGEVSGDLQGALLVRALRHLRPDVEILAIGGERMAQAGAKLLANTTHLGSIGLLEHLPFVFPTLRLLQKMRRVLAPQPPDVVVLIDYVGFNLPLARTCKRWGCPLIYYIAPQEWVWRTANTQGIVALIDQVLAVFPQEAEYYQKVGVPRVDWVGHPLVDDLATAESRQEARQKLGIAPTQKVVALLPASRRQELKYLWPVLAQTAQQLQQHHPDVEFWLPLALPQYQAQLQKTIDQSHLRVRVVNEPARRVIAAADLALAKSGTVNLETALLDVPQVVIYRVSPATAWLARHLLRFQIPFMSPVNLVVMREIIPELLQEQAEPHRLTQLALTYLANPAPMRQRYQEFRQALGAPGATARAAQAILAHCAKVG
- a CDS encoding serine/threonine-protein kinase; the encoded protein is MRPPLTTHTVLQNRYRIVRVLGQGGFGRTYLAQDQNRFNEYCVLKEFMPARGEPHQIQKAKELFKREAAVLYQLRHPQIPRFHALFEQEQRLFLVQDYVEGKNYRTLLAERLRRQQTFTEPEAYELLIKVLPVLEYIHSCGVIHRDISPDNLMLRQQDQMPVLIDFGVVKDIASRLQPAQASAATSVGKLGYAPSEQLQTGRVYPASDLYTLAVTVLVLLTGCEPQELYDDHTLTWRWQQRITLSPALTNVLNKMLSHRPGDRYASAKDVLKALGEMPPSGTSPELPPVTSLPTVVARPPLTPPSPVYAAKPTPLAVPKPSPWESPIALALVSVLLVLFTGTLSWVVVSWLMRRTPDTPTWENPVVPTPQASPSPTVTKDPLPVVPLPLQVGIESTLNDRLAPGQTQVYEFTTPAPRQLTLTFNGDGLTASLVMPDKKTIALSKQWQDKIPAGKYQILVTNPTDVPQEYRLSVLLSGAPPPAPTLEAVPITLAEGATQTEVTARISPTQGKRFLFTAPPDQELFVELRSIGMATLTCRTPEGRVLAAQTLYCTAQPTVAGTYELDVTSTDVTNATLIVVLRPLTN
- the lpxA gene encoding acyl-ACP--UDP-N-acetylglucosamine O-acyltransferase, whose product is MSEVTVTLAHATAVIHPGAQIHPTVRIGPYAVIGERVKIGAGTVIDAHVVIDGDTEIGTGNHIFPGAAIGLEPQDLKYDGSLSRVRIGDNNLIREYVTINRATRAGEETVVGNHNLLMAYVHVAHNCVLENSIVIANNVALAGHVHIESRATIGGMLGVHQFVRIGRLAMVGGMSRIDRDVPPYMLVEGHPARVRLLNRVGLQRAGLAQGEEGQALKRAFRLLYRSGLTLSQALEQLQPLTDQYETLRHLHQFLVESQGPGRRGPIPGIKQRAEDSD
- a CDS encoding IS630 transposase-related protein, whose product is MARPYSYDLRQKAVEAVLNGAKLVEVSELFGMSRRTVQRWLKMWSESGDYRPKQNYQKGHSAKITDLEGFRQFVEANQGLTQKEMGVILGVSHTTVGQALKKINFTRKKKHTLMKNKTRKSDNNLSR
- the mutY gene encoding A/G-specific adenine glycosylase, whose amino-acid sequence is MDWQWFRTQLLTWYAVHGRDLPWRRTRDPYAILVSELMLQQTQVATVIPYYQKWLQQLPTLTACAEAQPQDIFKLWEGLGYYRRATYLHQTCQKIVQEYGGQIPQELKILMTLPGIGRTTAGGILSHAFNLPTPILDGNVQRVLSRLFALTTPPHRNQKQLWHYSQRLLDPVVPGRFNQALMDVGAGVCLPKDPQCGQCPWQNGCMSAQSQQQHDLPVREPGKEIPHRTIGVGVIWNAQGQVLIDQRPSTGLLANLWEFPGGKVEPGESIPDCIRREIDEELGIDIQVGEHLITVNHRYTHLRVTLVVHHCFYRRGTPQLRGCQAYAWVALPDLCRYPFPQANQKIIQALQARPIPPDPLERGGGRVQSK